The Mytilus trossulus isolate FHL-02 chromosome 3, PNRI_Mtr1.1.1.hap1, whole genome shotgun sequence genome contains a region encoding:
- the LOC134709742 gene encoding mannose-6-phosphate isomerase-like isoform X1, with the protein MYQGGSLKVLKLECSFQNNAWGKLGSESMVVRLVKSADDSFNIDENEHYAELWMGTHPTCPSVCYYNGERKESLEHWLRLNPSAFGSEMDQHSDGQLPFLMKVLSIRNTLAIQIHPDKVSAQKLHQERPDIYKDPNHKPEMAIALTPFKAMCGFRPIQEVAKFTKIKAFRRLIGSNNALKLSKVSQTDDHVLHNQAMKDCFTALMNQDKHMVQNQIGILLKTIQDKELSGQNVQYYIPDIINKINTEYPGDVGIFAIYFLNIVDLQPGEAIFIDANIPHAYIYGDCLECMACSHNVIRAGLTFKYRDVNTFCNTVNYTGRSAEDMKLPSNQIQLEIGISETKFQPHVPDFAVSVIKILSGNKTVHLTAIDSASICLVYTGEGQASSSSLTEPIKLKTGIVFFIAACHTVSVDVQSNDMTIFRACYNTSETFSKVASAF; encoded by the exons GAAGTTTGAAAGTTCTAAAGCTTGAATGCTCTTTCCAAAATAACGCATGGGGGAAATTAGGCAGTGAAAGCATGGTAGTTCGACTTGTAAAATCTGCAGATGATAGTtttaatattgatgaaaatgaaCACTATGCGGAG cTATGGATGGGGACGCACCCAACCTGTCCATCTGTTTGTTATTATAACGGTGAACGAAAAGAATCTCTAGAACATTGGCTGAGACTTAATCCTAGTGCTTTTGGGTCGGAGATGGACCAACATAGTGATGGACAGTTACCTTTTCTAATGAAAGTGCTTTCAATACGGAATACTCTTGCAATACAAATACATCCAGACAAG GTTTCAGCACAGAAGTTACACCAGGAGAGACCAGACATCTACAAGGATCCAAATCATAAACCAGAAATGGCCATAGCTCTAACTCCATTCAAAGCGATGTGTGGATTCAGACCAATTCAAGAAGTAGCAAAATTCACAA AAATAAAAGCCTTCAGAAGATTAATTGGAAGCAACAATGCCCTGAAGTTATCCAAGGTCAGTCAGACCGATGACCACGTGCTACACAACCAGGCTATGAAGGACTGTTTTACTGCTCTCATGAATCAAGACAAACATATGGTACAAAATCAGATTGGTATACTTTTAAAAACCATCCAGGACAAAG aattatcTGGACAGAATGTGCAATATTATATTCCTGACATCATCAATAAGATAAACACAGAATACCCAGGCGATGTTGGAATATTCGCCATTTACTTCCTAAATATTGTAGATTTACAACCGGGAGAAGCAATATTCATTGATGCTAATATACCTCATGCTTACATATATGGTG ATTGCTTAGAGTGTATGGCATGTTCACACAATGTAATCAGAGCTGGATTGACCTTCAAGTATCGAGATGTTAATACTTTCTGTAATACTGTTAACTATACCGGGCGATCTGCTGAGGATATGAAACTACCGTCTAATCAAATACAATTAGAAATTGGAAtatctgaaacaaaatttcaaccGCATGTTCCTGATTTTGCTGTTTCGGTTATAAAG atattaTCGGGAAATAAAACTGTTCATCTTACTGCTATTGACAGTGCAAGCATATGTTTGGTATATACCGGCGAAGGTCAGGCATCCAGCAGTTCATTAACCGAACCCATAAAACTGAAGACGggaatagtttttttcattgCTGCTTGTCATACAGTCAGCGTTGATGTACAGTCAAACGACATGACGATATTCAGAGCTTGTTATAACACTTCAGAAACGTTTTCAAAAGTCGCCAGTGCCTTCTGA
- the LOC134709742 gene encoding mannose-6-phosphate isomerase-like isoform X2 has translation MGTHPTCPSVCYYNGERKESLEHWLRLNPSAFGSEMDQHSDGQLPFLMKVLSIRNTLAIQIHPDKVSAQKLHQERPDIYKDPNHKPEMAIALTPFKAMCGFRPIQEVAKFTKIKAFRRLIGSNNALKLSKVSQTDDHVLHNQAMKDCFTALMNQDKHMVQNQIGILLKTIQDKELSGQNVQYYIPDIINKINTEYPGDVGIFAIYFLNIVDLQPGEAIFIDANIPHAYIYGDCLECMACSHNVIRAGLTFKYRDVNTFCNTVNYTGRSAEDMKLPSNQIQLEIGISETKFQPHVPDFAVSVIKILSGNKTVHLTAIDSASICLVYTGEGQASSSSLTEPIKLKTGIVFFIAACHTVSVDVQSNDMTIFRACYNTSETFSKVASAF, from the exons ATGGGGACGCACCCAACCTGTCCATCTGTTTGTTATTATAACGGTGAACGAAAAGAATCTCTAGAACATTGGCTGAGACTTAATCCTAGTGCTTTTGGGTCGGAGATGGACCAACATAGTGATGGACAGTTACCTTTTCTAATGAAAGTGCTTTCAATACGGAATACTCTTGCAATACAAATACATCCAGACAAG GTTTCAGCACAGAAGTTACACCAGGAGAGACCAGACATCTACAAGGATCCAAATCATAAACCAGAAATGGCCATAGCTCTAACTCCATTCAAAGCGATGTGTGGATTCAGACCAATTCAAGAAGTAGCAAAATTCACAA AAATAAAAGCCTTCAGAAGATTAATTGGAAGCAACAATGCCCTGAAGTTATCCAAGGTCAGTCAGACCGATGACCACGTGCTACACAACCAGGCTATGAAGGACTGTTTTACTGCTCTCATGAATCAAGACAAACATATGGTACAAAATCAGATTGGTATACTTTTAAAAACCATCCAGGACAAAG aattatcTGGACAGAATGTGCAATATTATATTCCTGACATCATCAATAAGATAAACACAGAATACCCAGGCGATGTTGGAATATTCGCCATTTACTTCCTAAATATTGTAGATTTACAACCGGGAGAAGCAATATTCATTGATGCTAATATACCTCATGCTTACATATATGGTG ATTGCTTAGAGTGTATGGCATGTTCACACAATGTAATCAGAGCTGGATTGACCTTCAAGTATCGAGATGTTAATACTTTCTGTAATACTGTTAACTATACCGGGCGATCTGCTGAGGATATGAAACTACCGTCTAATCAAATACAATTAGAAATTGGAAtatctgaaacaaaatttcaaccGCATGTTCCTGATTTTGCTGTTTCGGTTATAAAG atattaTCGGGAAATAAAACTGTTCATCTTACTGCTATTGACAGTGCAAGCATATGTTTGGTATATACCGGCGAAGGTCAGGCATCCAGCAGTTCATTAACCGAACCCATAAAACTGAAGACGggaatagtttttttcattgCTGCTTGTCATACAGTCAGCGTTGATGTACAGTCAAACGACATGACGATATTCAGAGCTTGTTATAACACTTCAGAAACGTTTTCAAAAGTCGCCAGTGCCTTCTGA